One Natrinema sp. DC36 genomic window, CATCACCGCAGGCGTCTAAATAACCCAGATAGTATCCTGCTTTCTCACCCTCACTGAGGTCTGGATATTTGAAATGCCGTGGAAAGTCGCCAAACTCGTACTCATACCGTTTCTTTGTCCTACTCATACATCGGAGACCTTCTAGCGCAATCTGTTCCATCGCCCGGTCGAATCGGTTGCTCTTGCCCTTCTCGACGCCAAGCTCGACGTAGAACCGTTTGTTGTACAGCTTCTCCACAGCACTATGGCAACTCGCACACAGTGTCACGAGGTTTTCGTCGGCATCGCTCCCGCCG contains:
- a CDS encoding HNH endonuclease; translation: MGCFICERENPAVLEEHHIVPKRHGGSDADENLVTLCASCHSAVEKLYNKRFYVELGVEKGKSNRFDRAMEQIALEGLRCMSRTKKRYEYEFGDFPRHFKYPDLSEGEKAGYYLGYLDACGDVAKSVTEQYDCRGLSAPSLSQIDRELPDFPDDLEGRTRR